Proteins co-encoded in one Marinomonas sp. IMCC 4694 genomic window:
- the sufD gene encoding Fe-S cluster assembly protein SufD — protein sequence MSEWLESAITRAQGMDDWLAPKRAHALDVLAKTPWPTRKTEAWRYTPLRSVERSTAKTIANSAINTAVLTPTQITDLSAIELVFVNGQFDSTQLSSELPAGLSVSLGRDLATSDQADALRVFAAVKPERHLFGLVNDALAQDVLVVSVAEGVHIDQPIRISSLSNQGVESHTRVLVSLAAGSRLTVIEDSASQGDSLTTAFVEYQVGSTAQLEHYRFALQIGSNVSIGGSHFNLFDHAKMHSTLVGFGSDLSRLDTDIIHAGEYADAKLNAMYLLDGKELFDLHATVEHASPNGTTEENVRGIVADRARAVFNGRIHIHRDAQKTLAELNNRNLLLSDKAEINTKPELEIYADDVKCAHGATVAQIDKQALYYLQTRGVSRSKAQVMLNFGFINELIDLMPNAALAEWVRPMIRERFLQMEVN from the coding sequence ATGAGTGAATGGTTAGAAAGCGCCATTACTCGAGCGCAGGGGATGGATGATTGGCTCGCGCCAAAGCGTGCCCACGCTCTTGATGTTTTAGCGAAGACCCCATGGCCAACGCGCAAAACAGAAGCGTGGCGCTATACGCCGCTGCGCTCAGTAGAGCGTTCGACAGCGAAAACAATCGCAAACAGCGCGATTAACACAGCGGTTTTAACGCCAACGCAGATCACGGATTTATCGGCGATTGAATTGGTGTTTGTAAACGGTCAATTCGACAGTACTCAATTGTCGAGTGAGTTGCCTGCGGGTTTGTCAGTGTCATTGGGGCGAGATTTAGCCACAAGTGATCAAGCCGATGCGCTCCGTGTTTTTGCGGCAGTAAAGCCCGAGCGTCATCTATTTGGTTTGGTGAATGATGCATTGGCACAAGACGTATTGGTCGTGTCGGTTGCAGAAGGTGTTCATATCGATCAGCCGATCCGCATCAGCTCCTTGTCGAATCAGGGCGTTGAGTCCCATACTCGAGTGTTAGTGAGTTTGGCGGCGGGTTCTCGATTAACCGTGATTGAAGACAGCGCTTCCCAAGGCGACAGTTTAACAACCGCGTTTGTGGAATATCAGGTCGGATCAACCGCGCAATTAGAGCATTATCGATTTGCATTGCAAATTGGCTCGAATGTATCGATTGGCGGCAGTCATTTTAACCTTTTTGATCACGCTAAAATGCACAGCACCCTCGTCGGGTTTGGTAGTGATTTGTCTCGTTTAGACACCGACATTATTCACGCCGGTGAATACGCTGATGCGAAATTGAACGCCATGTATTTGCTGGATGGCAAAGAGCTGTTTGATTTGCATGCAACGGTGGAGCACGCGAGCCCAAATGGCACCACAGAAGAGAACGTTCGCGGTATTGTGGCTGATCGTGCTCGTGCGGTGTTTAACGGTCGTATTCATATTCACCGTGACGCACAAAAGACCTTAGCGGAATTAAATAATCGCAATTTACTGTTGTCCGATAAGGCTGAGATTAATACCAAGCCAGAGCTGGAAATATACGCTGACGATGTGAAATGTGCTCATGGTGCCACCGTTGCTCAAATTGATAAGCAAGCTTTGTATTACCTGCAAACGCGCGGTGTGAGTCGTTCCAAGGCACAGGTGATGCTTAATTTTGGTTTTATCAACGAGCTGATTGATTTAATGCCCAATGCGGCGTTAGCGGAATGGGTTCGCCCCATGATTCGTGAGCGCTTTTTGCAAATGGAAGTAAACTAA
- a CDS encoding aminotransferase class V-fold PLP-dependent enzyme → MTFDVAAIREQFPILKREIDGKPLIYFDNAATTQKPQCVIDALVDYYSTCNSNVHRGAHRLADEATRRFEDARDIVKTFINAPKREEVIWTTGSTEGINIVANGLRSMLSPGDEVITTGMDHHANLVTWQQACKASGAILKTVPVTDDGELDQDAYEALLSDKTKFVAFPHVSNALGTINPVKDMTAKAKQCGALVLVDGAQGAAHGWADVQDIGCDFYVFSGHKLYGPMGVGVLWGRESVLENWPVWRVGGEMISTVTLQDATWNVLPYRFEAGTPNVGGVIALGEAIRWFSALDHDAVIAHEKALLAHATALATEFDGLTIIGTAKDKIGVLSFVLDHGHPADVGFLLDRQGIAVRTGDHCAQPLMARFNVPGTARASFAVYNTLEEVDALFVALKKVRTMLA, encoded by the coding sequence ATGACGTTTGATGTAGCCGCTATCCGTGAGCAATTTCCTATTTTAAAACGTGAAATTGACGGCAAACCACTGATTTATTTTGACAATGCTGCCACGACACAAAAACCGCAATGTGTTATTGATGCGCTGGTTGATTATTACTCAACCTGTAACTCAAATGTTCATCGTGGCGCACACCGTTTGGCAGATGAGGCCACGCGTCGTTTTGAAGATGCCCGTGACATAGTTAAAACCTTTATCAATGCGCCGAAGCGTGAAGAAGTGATTTGGACCACCGGCAGTACGGAAGGCATTAATATCGTAGCGAATGGCCTGCGTTCTATGTTGTCGCCAGGTGATGAAGTGATAACGACGGGCATGGATCATCACGCTAATTTAGTGACTTGGCAGCAGGCGTGTAAAGCGTCTGGTGCGATCCTAAAAACGGTGCCAGTAACCGACGATGGCGAATTGGATCAGGATGCCTACGAGGCGTTGTTGAGTGATAAAACCAAGTTTGTGGCTTTTCCTCACGTTTCAAATGCCTTAGGTACGATTAATCCAGTGAAAGACATGACCGCCAAAGCGAAACAATGTGGTGCTTTGGTGTTGGTGGATGGGGCACAAGGCGCGGCACATGGTTGGGCTGATGTGCAAGATATTGGCTGTGATTTTTATGTTTTCTCTGGTCACAAGCTTTACGGTCCAATGGGCGTTGGTGTTCTTTGGGGGCGTGAATCTGTGCTTGAAAATTGGCCTGTCTGGCGTGTCGGTGGAGAAATGATTTCGACGGTTACTTTGCAAGACGCTACGTGGAATGTATTGCCTTATCGTTTTGAGGCAGGTACGCCGAATGTGGGTGGTGTGATTGCTTTGGGTGAAGCCATTCGTTGGTTCAGTGCTTTAGATCACGATGCCGTGATTGCCCATGAAAAAGCGTTATTGGCCCACGCCACGGCGTTAGCGACCGAGTTTGATGGTTTGACTATCATTGGTACGGCGAAAGATAAAATTGGCGTACTAAGTTTTGTGCTTGATCATGGACATCCAGCCGATGTGGGTTTTTTGCTAGACCGCCAAGGCATTGCGGTGCGTACGGGTGACCATTGTGCTCAACCACTCATGGCACGATTTAATGTTCCGGGTACGGCGCGAGCGTCGTTTGCCGTTTATAATACCTTAGAAGAAGTTGATGCCTTGTTTGTTGCACTGAAAAAAGTGCGAACCATGTTGGCTTAG
- a CDS encoding HesB/IscA family protein → MTVATFDPVSSVSLTASAQKYFASKLVKQPGKLIRLSTKESGCTGFAYVLDIVDMASAEDTVLAFGEVNLAVDSQSVVILKGTEIDLVREGVNEVVKFKNPNVVAECGCGESFSVS, encoded by the coding sequence ATGACAGTTGCAACTTTTGACCCTGTTTCTAGCGTGTCGTTAACCGCTTCTGCGCAGAAATATTTTGCTTCAAAATTGGTGAAACAGCCCGGTAAACTCATCCGACTCAGCACCAAAGAAAGCGGTTGTACCGGTTTTGCTTACGTGCTGGATATTGTCGATATGGCCTCAGCAGAAGATACCGTGTTGGCATTTGGCGAGGTGAATTTGGCGGTAGACTCACAGTCTGTTGTGATACTAAAAGGCACTGAAATTGATTTGGTGCGCGAGGGTGTCAATGAAGTCGTGAAATTTAAAAACCCTAACGTTGTAGCCGAATGTGGCTGTGGCGAAAGCTTTAGTGTGAGTTAA
- the sufT gene encoding putative Fe-S cluster assembly protein SufT: MQKMVVTNRACPARRVPSGEPTSIPEGQFITINQSLGGNYTVTWQGNMLRIDGTDAEAIGQEPEVLDFEDHGTGDIDKDQVWQALDSIYDPEIPISLVSLGLVYKVSVDQATKVASIDMTLTAPGCGMGPVLVGDVKYRVAKVPNVASVVVDLVFDPPWSREMMSEEAQLEAGLFF; the protein is encoded by the coding sequence ATGCAAAAAATGGTAGTGACGAATCGTGCCTGTCCCGCACGACGAGTACCGAGCGGCGAGCCGACGAGTATTCCTGAAGGGCAGTTTATAACGATAAATCAAAGTCTGGGTGGTAATTATACCGTGACCTGGCAAGGCAACATGCTGCGCATCGATGGCACTGACGCCGAAGCGATTGGTCAAGAACCTGAAGTGCTGGATTTTGAAGATCATGGCACAGGTGACATTGATAAAGACCAAGTATGGCAAGCGCTGGACAGTATTTATGATCCGGAAATCCCGATCAGTTTGGTGTCGCTCGGCTTGGTTTATAAGGTATCGGTAGATCAAGCGACGAAAGTGGCGTCTATCGATATGACGTTGACAGCGCCAGGTTGTGGCATGGGGCCGGTGTTGGTTGGTGATGTGAAATATCGAGTGGCGAAAGTGCCAAATGTGGCATCCGTCGTGGTGGATTTGGTGTTCGATCCGCCTTGGTCTCGTGAGATGATGAGTGAAGAAGCGCAACTCGAAGCTGGCCTATTTTTTTAG
- a CDS encoding SufE family protein — protein MALPSTEDIVDDLLFFDDWEDKYKYIIDLGKSLPDFDDAWRTQERLVKGCQSSVWIQLGSEQDTIKGEVLVFAVDSDAIIVRGLLGLVLAALNQKTPQEILDFDITAYFEELDLERHLSPTRGNGLRSIVGRIKTIAQAAA, from the coding sequence ATGGCTTTACCGAGTACCGAAGACATTGTGGATGATTTGTTGTTTTTTGACGATTGGGAAGACAAATACAAATACATCATTGATCTTGGAAAATCCTTACCTGACTTTGATGACGCATGGCGAACGCAGGAGCGTTTGGTAAAGGGTTGTCAGAGTAGTGTGTGGATACAGCTAGGCAGTGAACAAGACACCATAAAGGGTGAAGTGTTGGTGTTTGCCGTCGACAGCGACGCGATTATTGTTCGCGGTCTATTGGGGTTGGTGCTGGCTGCGCTTAACCAAAAAACGCCGCAAGAGATTTTAGATTTTGATATCACGGCGTATTTTGAGGAACTGGACCTTGAAAGGCATTTAAGCCCGACCCGTGGCAACGGCTTACGTTCTATTGTTGGTCGTATCAAAACTATTGCCCAAGCTGCGGCTTAA
- a CDS encoding IscS subfamily cysteine desulfurase, producing the protein MNTPVYLDNSATTPVDPRVAEKMMACLTQDGNFGNPASRSHLFGWRAEEAVEEARLQVASLIKADSREIVWTSGATEANNLALKGVARAYRQKGRHIITSMIEHKAVLDPCKQLEKDGFEVTYLQPDGHGVISLSQVQAALREDTILVSLMHGNNELGVLTDIAAIGALTRAHDVFFHVDAAQTTGKMAIDVNAMNVDLMSLTAHKTYGPKGIGALFVRRSPKVTLDAQIHGGGHERGMRSGTLATHQIVGMGEAFRLAGEEMEQDCARIKALRERLWASLSELPGVYLNGDAEQRVAGVINVGFADVDGEVLLMSLADIAVSSGSACTSASLEPSYVLRAIGLADELAHSSLRLSVGRFTTKDEVDFVATTIKKAILALRALR; encoded by the coding sequence ATGAACACTCCGGTTTATCTTGATAATTCTGCGACGACACCAGTCGACCCTAGAGTGGCTGAGAAAATGATGGCTTGTCTGACTCAAGACGGTAACTTTGGCAATCCAGCGTCGCGTTCTCATCTGTTTGGTTGGCGCGCCGAAGAGGCCGTGGAAGAGGCTAGGTTGCAGGTGGCAAGTTTGATAAAGGCCGATTCTCGTGAGATTGTGTGGACATCGGGGGCAACAGAAGCTAACAACTTGGCGTTAAAAGGGGTGGCTCGTGCGTATCGTCAGAAAGGGCGGCATATTATTACTTCAATGATCGAACATAAAGCCGTGTTAGACCCTTGCAAACAGCTTGAAAAAGACGGTTTTGAAGTAACCTATTTGCAACCAGATGGTCATGGCGTTATTTCTCTAAGCCAAGTGCAGGCTGCGCTTCGTGAAGACACTATTCTGGTGTCTTTGATGCATGGCAATAATGAGTTAGGTGTGCTGACAGACATTGCAGCGATTGGAGCCCTTACCCGAGCGCATGATGTTTTCTTCCATGTTGATGCGGCACAAACTACCGGAAAAATGGCAATTGATGTCAACGCAATGAACGTTGACTTGATGTCTTTAACCGCCCATAAAACCTATGGGCCAAAAGGCATTGGTGCGTTGTTTGTCCGTCGCTCGCCGAAAGTGACATTGGACGCGCAAATTCATGGCGGTGGCCATGAGCGCGGCATGCGTTCTGGTACGTTGGCGACGCATCAAATTGTTGGGATGGGCGAAGCGTTCCGTTTGGCAGGGGAGGAGATGGAGCAAGATTGTGCTCGTATCAAAGCCTTGCGTGAGCGTTTGTGGGCATCCTTGAGTGAATTGCCAGGCGTGTACCTTAATGGCGACGCTGAGCAGCGCGTTGCCGGCGTGATCAACGTGGGCTTTGCTGATGTGGACGGAGAAGTCCTATTGATGTCACTGGCCGATATCGCTGTGTCTTCTGGTTCTGCTTGCACGTCAGCGAGTTTAGAGCCTTCCTATGTTTTACGGGCCATTGGTCTAGCCGACGAATTAGCGCACAGTTCATTGCGTCTGTCCGTTGGGCGCTTCACCACCAAGGACGAGGTGGATTTCGTGGCCACTACCATCAAAAAAGCGATTCTGGCGCTGAGAGCGCTCCGTTAG
- the ndk gene encoding nucleoside-diphosphate kinase, translating into MALERTLSIIKPDAVAKNVIGEIYTRFERAGFKIVEAKMIQLDDELAGGFYAEHKERPFYKDLVAFMTSGPVVVSVLEGEGAVLRHRELMGATNPKEATAGTLRADYATSIDANAVHGSDSVESATREIAYFFGK; encoded by the coding sequence ATGGCGTTAGAACGCACTCTATCTATCATCAAACCCGATGCGGTTGCTAAAAACGTAATCGGCGAAATTTACACGCGTTTCGAGCGTGCTGGTTTTAAAATCGTTGAAGCTAAAATGATTCAACTAGACGACGAATTGGCGGGCGGTTTTTACGCTGAGCACAAAGAACGTCCTTTCTACAAAGATTTGGTTGCTTTCATGACGTCTGGCCCTGTTGTGGTTTCTGTTCTTGAAGGTGAGGGCGCTGTTCTTCGTCACCGTGAACTTATGGGTGCTACCAACCCTAAAGAAGCGACAGCGGGTACTTTGCGTGCAGATTACGCAACCTCTATCGATGCTAATGCTGTTCACGGCTCTGATTCTGTTGAATCAGCAACACGTGAAATTGCTTACTTCTTCGGTAAGTAA
- the rlmN gene encoding 23S rRNA (adenine(2503)-C(2))-methyltransferase RlmN, translating to MTDLQKINLLGLSPEKLIEFFESIGEKKFRATQVIKWIHQKGAENFDEMTDVSKALRAKLEQICEIRGPEVVSQTISADGTRKWIIRTEGGKNDCVETVLIPDGDRATLCVSSQVGCSLDCSFCSTGKQGFNRNLTPAEIIGQVWIAIKSFGPMDPNGPRRVTNVVMMGMGEPLMNFEPVVDAMILMMHDHAYGLSKRRVTLSTSGVVPKIYELVKRTDVSLAVSLHAPNDALRNELVPINKKYPIAELLEACQFYLANLPDKRHITIEYTLMSGVNDNEEQAHELAELLNVLECKINLIPFNPFPHSGYEKPSNNRTRRFQKILADAGYTVTVRTTRGDDIDAACGQLVGDFQDKTRRSQKYIELREIKS from the coding sequence ATGACTGATCTACAAAAAATAAACCTATTGGGTTTATCCCCAGAAAAACTGATTGAGTTCTTTGAATCTATTGGCGAAAAAAAATTTCGTGCGACTCAGGTGATCAAATGGATTCACCAAAAAGGCGCGGAGAATTTCGACGAGATGACCGACGTCAGTAAGGCGTTGCGCGCTAAGTTAGAGCAAATCTGTGAGATTCGCGGGCCAGAAGTGGTGTCGCAAACTATTTCAGCTGACGGAACACGTAAGTGGATTATTCGAACCGAGGGCGGCAAAAACGATTGCGTTGAAACCGTGTTGATCCCCGATGGAGACCGCGCAACGTTATGCGTCTCTTCGCAGGTTGGCTGCTCTTTAGATTGCAGTTTTTGTTCAACCGGCAAACAGGGGTTTAACCGTAATCTAACGCCGGCTGAAATCATTGGTCAGGTGTGGATTGCGATTAAATCCTTTGGTCCGATGGACCCTAATGGTCCTCGTCGTGTGACCAATGTCGTGATGATGGGGATGGGTGAGCCACTGATGAACTTTGAGCCTGTCGTCGATGCCATGATTCTTATGATGCACGACCACGCTTATGGCTTGTCTAAGCGTCGAGTTACACTAAGCACCTCTGGCGTGGTGCCCAAAATTTATGAATTGGTAAAGCGTACTGACGTATCTTTGGCGGTGTCATTGCACGCGCCGAACGACGCTTTGCGCAACGAGTTGGTGCCGATTAATAAAAAATACCCGATTGCAGAACTGCTTGAAGCGTGTCAGTTTTATTTGGCAAATCTGCCCGATAAGCGCCATATTACGATCGAATACACCTTAATGTCTGGCGTAAATGACAACGAGGAGCAAGCGCATGAACTGGCTGAGTTGTTAAACGTCCTTGAGTGTAAGATTAATTTGATTCCTTTTAATCCGTTCCCTCATTCAGGTTATGAGAAGCCATCAAATAATCGTACTCGTCGCTTTCAAAAAATCTTAGCGGATGCCGGTTATACCGTCACGGTGCGCACTACTCGCGGTGATGATATCGATGCAGCTTGTGGCCAGCTGGTAGGAGATTTTCAAGATAAAACACGTCGCAGCCAGAAATACATTGAACTGAGAGAAATCAAAAGCTAA
- a CDS encoding tetratricopeptide repeat protein — translation MRLKMLFFVFLSCLSASCAYQTVSPPGAYVDPSKRLSVAQAHLFLGQWALAKRQLDYLAVADQDQSYWRLLSLYWLSAEQDSEAMLVHQEALRKYPDDDFIWNNYGVLLGKQKRWNEACEAFETARRFGLAKRQSVQINLSRCALRQKDVNLAEIYLKQAKEIADLPLIGLMTELNLVLIQGNTDKARKIVDFIQANTDMATESVYFNEYNCLSWYLSAHETDLTSYSAASLFTCLDGTR, via the coding sequence ATGCGATTGAAAATGCTGTTTTTTGTTTTTTTGTCCTGCTTGAGTGCTTCTTGCGCCTACCAAACGGTGTCGCCGCCGGGTGCTTACGTTGATCCTTCGAAACGCTTGTCTGTTGCTCAGGCGCATCTTTTTCTGGGGCAGTGGGCACTGGCAAAAAGACAGCTGGATTACCTTGCTGTTGCTGATCAAGACCAGTCATATTGGCGTCTTTTAAGTTTGTATTGGTTGAGTGCAGAGCAGGATAGTGAGGCAATGCTGGTTCATCAAGAGGCATTACGAAAATACCCTGATGATGATTTTATTTGGAATAACTACGGTGTTCTTTTAGGAAAGCAGAAACGCTGGAATGAAGCATGTGAGGCGTTTGAAACAGCAAGACGTTTCGGCTTAGCAAAACGACAATCTGTGCAAATAAATCTCTCACGCTGTGCACTGCGTCAGAAAGACGTAAACTTAGCTGAAATCTATCTCAAACAGGCAAAAGAAATTGCGGATTTGCCTCTGATTGGTTTGATGACAGAGCTCAATCTTGTTTTAATACAGGGTAATACTGACAAAGCTCGCAAAATTGTCGATTTTATCCAAGCTAATACTGACATGGCCACAGAGTCGGTCTATTTCAATGAATACAACTGTCTGTCGTGGTATTTAAGCGCACACGAGACTGACCTTACATCGTATTCTGCAGCGAGCCTTTTTACATGCCTAGATGGCACAAGGTAA
- a CDS encoding RodZ domain-containing protein, with translation MTTDIQMDSTVSNNTVPTFNIGDKLRAERVKQGFDERDIASQLKIPTGQIRALESNDFNHFRSATFARGFLKSYCRLLNLDHADILAAFDIDRAGVETTIKPVDKVNRQSHLGDPIVIFISIVIVAVLVFLVFWWPSSTNEVGSANKANNAPLTNVTAPKTETPIVSESASVLSSTLPGTTADSVVNVDENNVDARSLDASHLEANNETAQEALADDLNDNGVVTGLSAETKAILKEAGVNPNDVIRATTDASAEAVIEPQPKPSVYSDDILVAFSADCWTEVRDSTGRILYSGVKSAGQELTLTGKAPYRVVLGYADGVTSLLYKGDSFDFSSFIRKGLARFELK, from the coding sequence ATGACAACTGACATACAAATGGATTCTACTGTAAGTAATAACACAGTACCTACTTTTAATATCGGCGACAAACTGAGAGCAGAAAGAGTTAAGCAAGGCTTTGATGAAAGAGACATTGCCAGCCAATTAAAAATTCCTACTGGTCAAATTCGTGCGCTTGAGTCCAACGATTTCAACCATTTTCGATCTGCGACGTTTGCGCGTGGTTTTTTGAAAAGCTATTGCCGCCTATTAAATCTCGATCATGCTGACATACTGGCGGCTTTTGACATTGATCGCGCCGGTGTAGAAACCACGATTAAGCCCGTCGATAAGGTCAATAGACAGTCTCATTTAGGCGATCCTATCGTCATTTTCATTTCTATTGTCATCGTTGCGGTATTGGTTTTTCTGGTTTTTTGGTGGCCGTCTTCCACCAATGAGGTGGGTTCGGCGAATAAGGCGAATAACGCACCATTGACAAACGTTACTGCTCCCAAAACAGAAACACCGATTGTGTCAGAGAGCGCCTCTGTATTGAGTTCAACGTTACCAGGAACAACGGCTGATTCAGTAGTAAACGTTGATGAAAATAATGTTGATGCAAGAAGTCTTGATGCAAGTCACCTTGAGGCAAACAACGAAACAGCTCAAGAAGCTTTGGCGGATGACCTTAATGACAATGGCGTGGTGACAGGCCTTTCTGCAGAAACAAAAGCCATTCTTAAAGAGGCGGGCGTTAACCCCAATGATGTCATACGAGCAACCACTGACGCTTCTGCGGAAGCGGTAATTGAGCCACAACCGAAACCTTCCGTATATTCTGATGATATTCTTGTCGCCTTCAGCGCAGATTGCTGGACCGAGGTAAGAGACAGCACTGGGCGAATTTTATACTCTGGCGTTAAGTCGGCAGGGCAGGAATTAACGTTAACGGGTAAAGCGCCTTATCGTGTGGTGTTGGGTTACGCTGACGGCGTAACGTCGTTGTTATACAAAGGCGATAGTTTTGATTTTTCTTCTTTTATTCGTAAAGGTTTAGCTCGATTTGAGCTCAAGTAG
- the ispG gene encoding flavodoxin-dependent (E)-4-hydroxy-3-methylbut-2-enyl-diphosphate synthase — protein sequence MHFESPIKRRQSRQIMVGNVPVGGGAPISIQSMTNTETCDVDATVAQIRAIADAGADIVRVSIPSMDAAEAFKKIREAVSIPLVADIHFDYKIALKVAEYGVDCLRINPGNIGNKDRIRAVVDCARDKNIPIRIGVNAGSLEKDLQKKYGEPTPDALVESAFRQIQYFDELDFHEYKLSLKASDIFMTVEAYRKIASQIDNPLHLGITEAGGLRSGTVKSSIGLGLLLMDGIGDTLRVSLAADPVQEIKVGWDMLRSLKLRNRGINFIACPSCSRQNFDVIKTMNELEERLEDIIVPMDVAVIGCVVNGPGEAKEADIGLAGGSPNNLIYQDGKPNSKTKNDTLVDDLEKMIRKKALLKEQELANIIVKN from the coding sequence ATGCATTTTGAATCCCCTATAAAACGTCGTCAATCTCGCCAAATTATGGTGGGGAATGTTCCTGTTGGTGGCGGTGCGCCTATTAGCATACAAAGTATGACGAACACAGAAACCTGCGATGTCGATGCGACCGTTGCGCAGATTCGCGCCATTGCAGACGCCGGTGCAGACATTGTTCGCGTATCCATTCCTTCTATGGACGCCGCAGAAGCGTTCAAGAAAATTCGCGAAGCCGTGTCGATTCCCTTGGTTGCCGATATTCATTTCGATTATAAAATTGCCTTAAAAGTGGCTGAGTACGGGGTGGATTGCCTTCGAATTAACCCCGGTAATATAGGCAATAAAGATCGTATTCGTGCTGTAGTAGATTGCGCACGCGATAAAAATATTCCTATTCGTATTGGTGTTAACGCAGGATCGCTAGAAAAAGACCTGCAAAAAAAATACGGTGAGCCAACGCCAGATGCCTTAGTAGAGTCCGCTTTTCGTCAGATACAGTATTTTGACGAGCTCGATTTTCATGAGTACAAGCTAAGCTTAAAAGCGTCCGATATTTTTATGACGGTAGAAGCGTATCGCAAAATCGCCAGTCAGATTGATAATCCGCTGCATTTAGGGATTACCGAAGCGGGCGGTTTGCGCTCTGGCACGGTGAAGTCTTCTATTGGTCTTGGTTTGTTATTGATGGACGGCATCGGTGATACCTTGCGTGTGTCGCTTGCTGCGGATCCTGTGCAAGAGATCAAAGTCGGCTGGGATATGCTGCGCAGTTTGAAATTGCGTAACCGAGGTATTAACTTTATTGCTTGCCCAAGTTGTTCGCGTCAAAATTTTGACGTGATTAAAACCATGAACGAGCTAGAAGAACGACTTGAGGACATTATTGTTCCCATGGATGTGGCGGTCATTGGGTGTGTGGTAAATGGACCCGGTGAAGCTAAAGAAGCAGACATAGGCTTGGCGGGTGGCTCTCCGAATAATCTGATTTACCAAGATGGCAAACCCAACAGTAAAACCAAAAACGACACTCTCGTTGATGATTTAGAAAAAATGATTCGTAAAAAGGCACTCCTAAAAGAGCAGGAATTAGCCAATATCATCGTGAAAAATTAA